One window from the genome of Nicotiana tomentosiformis chromosome 5, ASM39032v3, whole genome shotgun sequence encodes:
- the LOC138892148 gene encoding uncharacterized protein: MDVQALANRFVRLDVLDLSRVLGYVVAQSLLLERIKARHFDDLHLLVLKDVVHRGGAKDVVIGDDGVMRLQGRIFVSNIDGLKDFILEEVHNSCYSIHPGITKMYRDLKQHYWWQTTLMVVENEERH; this comes from the coding sequence atggatgttcaggctttagccaaccggtttgtgagattagatgttttggaTCTCAGCCGGGTTCTTGGTTATGTTGTGGCACAGTCTTTGTTGTTGGAACGTATCAAGGCTCGCCATTTTGATGATcttcacttgttggtgttgaaggatGTGGTGCatcggggtggtgccaaggatgttgtgattggtgatgatggtgttatgcgactTCAAGGCCGGATTTTTGTTTCAAATATTGATGGGTTGAAAGATTTTATCCTTGAGGAGGTGCACAATTCAtgctattctattcacccaggtatcacgaagatgtaccgtgacttgaaacaacactactGGTGGCAGACAACACTAATGGTggtggagaatgaagaaagacattga